From Neospora caninum Liverpool complete genome, chromosome VIII, a single genomic window includes:
- a CDS encoding putative protein farnesyltranstransferase beta subunit: MMELDASRCWLLFWMIHALDLMHAFDPSRYRERIISFLQAVWDRQAGGGWGGGPGQQAHLAPTYAATASMLVTGGVAEWYRRMRAAPREAGRGKEDKKQDSDWPGGRKGDCEAYRGYKETEQEQSGDPTEALEGQDPRQCIYDWFMRLKSPEGGFLMHVDGEIDMRGTYCAVATASMLHMLTDELIEGVAEYVAGCQTYEGGIAGEPGLEAHGGYTYCGLAALCILGKAHEFLDLDRLLHWAVMRQMGFEGGFQGRTNKLVDACYSFWMSALFPLLAHAFHLAGRPIPRELWVSSRHLQQYILACCQDPRGGLRDKPGK; this comes from the exons ATGATGGAGCTCGAcgcttctcgctgctggCTGCTCTTTTGGATGATTCATGCTCTCGACCTAATGCATGCCTTTGACCCGTCGCGCTACAGAGAGAG AATTATCTCCTTTCTTCAAGCGGTGTGGGATCGACAAGCAGGCGGCGGATGGGGGGGAGGTCCGGGGCAGCAGGCGCATCTGGCTCCTACTTATGCCGCCACGGCAAGCATGCTGGTCACTGGTGGGGTGGCGGAGTGGTACCGTAGAATGCGGGCGGCACCACGGGAAGCGGGGCGGGGCAAGGAGGATAAGAAACAAGACTCAGATTGgccaggagggagaaaaggggactGCGAGGCATACAGGGGGtacaaggagacagagcaggaGCAAAGTGGAGACCCCACGGAAGCACTCGAAGGCCAAGATCCTCGCCAATGCATCTATGATTGGTTTATGCGACTAAAGAGCCCTGAGGGAGGCTTCCTGATGCACGTTGACGGAGAGATCGATATGAG AGGTACTTACTGTGCAGTGGCGACAGCCTCGATGCTTCACATGCTAACAGACGAACTCATCGAGGGGGTGGCGGAGTACGTTGCCGGCTGTCAGACTTACGAAGGAGGAATTGCCGGGGAACCCGGCCTAGAGGCACACGGTGGTTACACCTACTGCG GTCTGGCGGCGCTCTGCATTCTGGGAAAAGCCCACGAGTTTCTTGACCTCGatcgccttcttcactgGGCAGTGATGAGACAGATGGGCTTCGAGGGGGGCTTTCAGGGTCGGACGAACAAGCTGGTCGACGCTTGCTACTCTTTTTGGATG TCAgctttgtttcctcttcttgcccACGCCTTCCACCTTGCCGGGCGCCCCATTCCGCGCGAGCTCTGGGTCTCTTCTCGACATCTCCAACAGTACATTCTTGCTTGCTGCCAGGACCCGCGAGGTGGCCTCCGTGATAAGCCCGGAAAGTGA